Proteins encoded in a region of the Vicia villosa cultivar HV-30 ecotype Madison, WI linkage group LG5, Vvil1.0, whole genome shotgun sequence genome:
- the LOC131602605 gene encoding polyadenylate-binding protein RBP47-like isoform X1, translating into MAQQTSSGDLNQNPNQSQNPSQTPNQNQNQPQQWAQPHQYQQQWMSMQYPATAMAMMQQQMMMYPQHYMSYVHPHHYQPPHQQQPSPPPSTQSHHGHGHGHHPHHQQQHQQKQVSPEEIRTIWIGDLHHWMDETFLHNCFAHTGEVVSAKVIRNKQTGVSEGYGFVEFYTRGTAEKVLQNFNGAMMPNTDQAFRLNWATFSAGGGGGGERRSSEATSDLSVFVGDLAIDVTDAMLQEVFASRFSSIKGAKVVIDSNTGRSKGYGFVRFGDDNERTRAMTEMNGVYCSSRPMRVGVATPKKTYGNPQQYSSQAVVLAGGHSSNGSMAQGSQSEGDSNNTTIFVGGLDSEISDEDLRQPFLQYGDVISVKIPIGKGCGFVQLADRKNAEEAIQGLNGTVIGKQTVRLSWGRSPGNKHWRNNDSNGNHYGGQGYGGHGYGGHGYAARQNQDIAMQQPAAAIQGAS; encoded by the exons ATGGCTCAACAAACTAGCAGTGGAGATCTGAATCAGAACCCAAACCAGAGCCAGAACCCGAGCCAGACTCCAAACCAGAACCAAAACCAGCCACAGCAGTGGGCCCAGCCCCATCAGTATCAGCAACAATGGATGTCCATGCAGTATCCTGCTACTGCTATGGCTATGATGCAGCAACAGATGATGATGTATCCACAGCATTACATGTCGTATGTTCATCCTCATCATTATCAGCCGCCTCACCAGCAGCAACCGTCTCCGCCGCCGAGTACTCAGAGTCATCATGGTCATGGTCATGGCCATCATCCTCATCACCAGCAGCAGCATCAGCAGAAACAAGTTTCTCCTGAAGAGATCAGGACGATCTGGATTGGTGACCTTCATCATTGGATGGACGAGACTTTTCTTCATAACTGCTTTGCTCATACGGGCGAG GTTGTATCGGCCAAGGTCATACGTAATAAGCAAACTGGTGTCTCGGAGGGATATGGATTTGTCGAGTTCTATACGCGAGGAACGGCTGAGAAAGTCTTGCAGAACTTTAATGGTGCTATGATGCCAAATACAGATCAGGCGTTTCGTCTGAATTGGGCTACATTCAGCGCTGGCGGCGGTGGTGGTGGTGAAAGGCGTTCTTCTGAGGCTACTTCTGATCTCTCTGTTTTTGTAGGAGACTTGGCCATAGATGTTACTGATGCTATGCTGCAGGAGGTGTTTGCTAGCAGATTCTCATCTATTAAGGGAGCAAAAGTTGTCATTGATTCTAATACTGGTCGTTCAAAAGGTTATGGTTTTGTTAGGTTCGGTGATGACAATGAAAGGACAAGGGCAATGACTGAAATGAACGGCGTGTATTGTTCTAGCAGACCTATGCGAGTCGGTGTTGCAACGCCAAAAAAAACTTATGGCAATCCACAACAATATTCTTCTCAAG CTGTAGTGTTGGCTGGTGGTCACTCTTCTAATGGTTCTATGGCCCAAGGTTCCCAATCTGAAGGGGATTCTAACAACACAACT ATATTTGTTGGAGGGCTTGATTCTGAAATCAGCGATGAGGATCTCAGACAACCATTTTTGCAATACGGCGATGTTATCTCTGTGAAAATTCCAATCGGTAAAGGATGTGGCTTTGTTCAACTGGCTGACAG AAAGAATGCTGAGGAAGCTATTCAGGGATTGAATGGAACAGTGATTGGGAAGCAGACCGTGCGTCTTTCTTGGGGTCGCAGTCCAGGAAATAAGCAT TGGAGGAATAATGACTCGAATGGAAACCATTACGGCGGGCAGGGTTATGGCGGCCACGGATACGGAGGCCATGGATATGCTGCTAGACAGAATCAGGATATAGCTATGCAACAACCTGCTGCTGCAATTCAAGGGGCTTCGTAA
- the LOC131602605 gene encoding polyadenylate-binding protein RBP47-like isoform X2, whose amino-acid sequence MAQQTSSGDLNQNPNQSQNPSQTPNQNQNQPQQWAQPHQYQQQWMSMQYPATAMAMMQQQMMMYPQHYMSYVHPHHYQPPHQQQPSPPPSTQSHHGHGHGHHPHHQQQHQQKQVSPEEIRTIWIGDLHHWMDETFLHNCFAHTGEVVSAKVIRNKQTGVSEGYGFVEFYTRGTAEKVLQNFNGAMMPNTDQAFRLNWATFSAGGGGGGERRSSEATSDLSVFVGDLAIDVTDAMLQEVFASRFSSIKGAKVVIDSNTGRSKGYGFVRFGDDNERTRAMTEMNGVYCSSRPMRVGVATPKKTYGNPQQYSSQVLAGGHSSNGSMAQGSQSEGDSNNTTIFVGGLDSEISDEDLRQPFLQYGDVISVKIPIGKGCGFVQLADRKNAEEAIQGLNGTVIGKQTVRLSWGRSPGNKHWRNNDSNGNHYGGQGYGGHGYGGHGYAARQNQDIAMQQPAAAIQGAS is encoded by the exons ATGGCTCAACAAACTAGCAGTGGAGATCTGAATCAGAACCCAAACCAGAGCCAGAACCCGAGCCAGACTCCAAACCAGAACCAAAACCAGCCACAGCAGTGGGCCCAGCCCCATCAGTATCAGCAACAATGGATGTCCATGCAGTATCCTGCTACTGCTATGGCTATGATGCAGCAACAGATGATGATGTATCCACAGCATTACATGTCGTATGTTCATCCTCATCATTATCAGCCGCCTCACCAGCAGCAACCGTCTCCGCCGCCGAGTACTCAGAGTCATCATGGTCATGGTCATGGCCATCATCCTCATCACCAGCAGCAGCATCAGCAGAAACAAGTTTCTCCTGAAGAGATCAGGACGATCTGGATTGGTGACCTTCATCATTGGATGGACGAGACTTTTCTTCATAACTGCTTTGCTCATACGGGCGAG GTTGTATCGGCCAAGGTCATACGTAATAAGCAAACTGGTGTCTCGGAGGGATATGGATTTGTCGAGTTCTATACGCGAGGAACGGCTGAGAAAGTCTTGCAGAACTTTAATGGTGCTATGATGCCAAATACAGATCAGGCGTTTCGTCTGAATTGGGCTACATTCAGCGCTGGCGGCGGTGGTGGTGGTGAAAGGCGTTCTTCTGAGGCTACTTCTGATCTCTCTGTTTTTGTAGGAGACTTGGCCATAGATGTTACTGATGCTATGCTGCAGGAGGTGTTTGCTAGCAGATTCTCATCTATTAAGGGAGCAAAAGTTGTCATTGATTCTAATACTGGTCGTTCAAAAGGTTATGGTTTTGTTAGGTTCGGTGATGACAATGAAAGGACAAGGGCAATGACTGAAATGAACGGCGTGTATTGTTCTAGCAGACCTATGCGAGTCGGTGTTGCAACGCCAAAAAAAACTTATGGCAATCCACAACAATATTCTTCTCAAG TGTTGGCTGGTGGTCACTCTTCTAATGGTTCTATGGCCCAAGGTTCCCAATCTGAAGGGGATTCTAACAACACAACT ATATTTGTTGGAGGGCTTGATTCTGAAATCAGCGATGAGGATCTCAGACAACCATTTTTGCAATACGGCGATGTTATCTCTGTGAAAATTCCAATCGGTAAAGGATGTGGCTTTGTTCAACTGGCTGACAG AAAGAATGCTGAGGAAGCTATTCAGGGATTGAATGGAACAGTGATTGGGAAGCAGACCGTGCGTCTTTCTTGGGGTCGCAGTCCAGGAAATAAGCAT TGGAGGAATAATGACTCGAATGGAAACCATTACGGCGGGCAGGGTTATGGCGGCCACGGATACGGAGGCCATGGATATGCTGCTAGACAGAATCAGGATATAGCTATGCAACAACCTGCTGCTGCAATTCAAGGGGCTTCGTAA